The following proteins are co-located in the Bacteroidota bacterium genome:
- a CDS encoding patatin-like phospholipase family protein yields the protein MTQQSFLENRTDLLKTLFNKVTGYLLRKVYPHIHDVFAVLRFVWFHMLMLGVGYFTLTFTDQARDMLYVLAEALESGVRKILLGENLFLAASFFLGILWWSFVMWFTTRMVLKSGNIRLLRYNVYVVNGKPVRKASPYIRFFIRMFPRVAGSLPFLFVMMGVWQLNRDPGFTVVLFGCLTLLAIIGFSLRTKIQDWFATRRLVIRLIGKQAAEKLKTDPHRFDTQHRSLKSGGRGIAVIALLLALFLFVWLSVDKTAALAQGIGPHGLILSALGVWTVFGSMLVVFSNQWRIPGFLLLLIYMVGISHCNNNHEVRTVVTRKRVNARPQLTAHIANWMNTRVQEYNARGDSAEIPIIIVAAQGGGIRAMNWTARVMHRLSNHPQLPGFYRQVFAMSGVSGGSVGLAVHTAFMHDGGCTDTTLGTVVSADYLSPVTAGLLYPDMLQKFLFWEQKTFDRARRLEDAWAEEYAAVMHAKENTLNEDFLSLWEGNTSNLPAIFLNSVLAENGQKAIISSIVLDSVYFPDAIDVIGAMQKDFPLKSAALCSARFPFVTPGGLVKFSDNSGGHLIDGGYLENTGLVTALSIISAINDYINGMTSIANDPLSPQAKKRFKPVLLFIQNADFANKQPEPLTTMHELTVPPSGFISAWDRAGVALDKQMQLLPQKLTPKVTYLKFELDRNIAEIPLSWYISEVADQQIKEQALWLENSKLPANKNGFQSLLELFKGRKK from the coding sequence ATGACTCAGCAATCGTTTCTTGAAAATCGGACAGATTTACTAAAAACACTATTTAATAAAGTAACCGGTTATCTGCTCCGGAAAGTATATCCGCACATTCATGATGTGTTTGCGGTATTGCGGTTTGTATGGTTTCATATGCTCATGTTAGGTGTAGGGTATTTTACACTCACCTTTACTGATCAGGCGCGTGATATGCTTTACGTACTTGCTGAGGCATTGGAAAGCGGAGTTCGCAAAATTCTTCTGGGCGAAAACCTTTTTCTGGCTGCGTCATTCTTTTTGGGCATTCTGTGGTGGTCGTTTGTGATGTGGTTTACCACGCGCATGGTGCTTAAGTCAGGTAATATCAGATTGCTGAGATACAATGTGTATGTGGTGAACGGGAAACCTGTGCGAAAAGCATCGCCTTATATCCGGTTTTTTATCCGCATGTTTCCGCGTGTGGCAGGTTCATTGCCCTTTTTGTTTGTAATGATGGGAGTGTGGCAGCTTAATCGTGATCCGGGGTTTACGGTGGTGTTATTTGGCTGCCTTACACTGCTTGCCATTATCGGTTTCTCGTTGCGTACAAAAATTCAGGATTGGTTTGCTACACGCAGACTGGTTATCCGCTTGATTGGTAAACAGGCTGCCGAAAAATTAAAGACCGATCCACACCGGTTTGATACCCAGCACAGGTCGCTTAAAAGCGGAGGACGGGGCATTGCAGTTATTGCCTTGCTGCTTGCGTTATTTTTATTTGTGTGGCTCAGTGTGGATAAAACAGCAGCCCTTGCACAGGGAATCGGTCCGCATGGGTTAATTCTTTCAGCACTGGGTGTGTGGACGGTGTTCGGGAGTATGCTGGTTGTGTTTTCGAACCAATGGCGTATTCCGGGTTTTTTGCTGTTGCTGATTTACATGGTTGGTATAAGCCACTGCAACAACAATCACGAAGTACGTACTGTGGTAACCCGTAAAAGGGTAAATGCCAGACCTCAGCTCACTGCACACATTGCAAACTGGATGAACACGCGTGTGCAGGAATACAATGCACGGGGCGATAGTGCCGAAATTCCGATAATAATTGTTGCCGCGCAGGGCGGAGGCATACGCGCCATGAACTGGACGGCAAGAGTGATGCACCGTTTAAGCAACCATCCGCAGCTTCCGGGTTTTTACAGACAGGTATTTGCCATGAGCGGCGTATCCGGCGGCTCTGTTGGATTGGCTGTACATACTGCATTTATGCATGATGGCGGTTGTACGGATACTACGCTTGGAACCGTTGTATCAGCCGACTATCTCTCGCCGGTAACAGCAGGGTTGCTTTATCCGGATATGCTTCAGAAATTTCTGTTCTGGGAACAGAAAACGTTCGACCGCGCACGTCGTCTTGAAGATGCCTGGGCCGAAGAGTACGCGGCTGTAATGCACGCAAAGGAAAATACACTTAATGAAGACTTCCTTTCACTTTGGGAAGGAAACACCAGCAATCTGCCCGCCATTTTCCTTAACAGCGTACTGGCCGAAAACGGGCAGAAAGCAATCATCTCCAGCATTGTTCTTGACTCAGTGTATTTTCCCGATGCGATTGATGTAATTGGCGCGATGCAGAAAGACTTTCCGCTGAAATCGGCTGCGCTTTGCAGTGCGCGTTTTCCGTTTGTAACGCCCGGCGGACTTGTGAAATTTTCGGACAATAGCGGCGGGCATCTTATTGATGGCGGCTACCTCGAAAACACGGGGCTGGTTACTGCGCTTTCCATCATTTCGGCCATAAATGATTACATAAACGGTATGACCTCCATTGCCAACGATCCGCTTTCCCCACAGGCAAAAAAACGTTTCAAACCGGTGCTGCTGTTTATTCAGAATGCCGATTTTGCCAACAAACAACCCGAACCGCTTACTACCATGCACGAATTAACGGTGCCGCCTTCGGGCTTTATTTCTGCATGGGACAGGGCGGGCGTGGCGCTCGATAAGCAGATGCAACTGCTTCCTCAAAAACTTACGCCAAAAGTAACGTACCTCAAGTTTGAACTCGACCGGAACATAGCAGAAATCCCCCTGAGCTGGTATATTTCAGAAGTAGCCGATCAACAAATAAAAGAACAGGCTCTGTGGCTTGAAAACAGCAAACTTCCGGCAAATAAAAACGGATTCCAATCCCTGCTCGAACTCTTTAAGGGCAGGAAAAAATAA
- a CDS encoding cation transporter: MPETGKSRIRIMRFTLIVSTALLCIKFAAWKLTHSNALLTDALESIVNVAAGAFALFSIWYAVQPRDEDHPYGHGKIEFLAAGFEGALILLAGGSIMVRAVQGFIHPLELHDADIGAWMAAAAGVCNYFLGAYLVRRGKRENSALMQASGKHLITDTVSSVGLVLGLIAINFTGKVWIDNLMALLFGGYIIWSGFELVRDALRGLLDKADTDKLKQVVKILQDNRKPQWIDVHNLRVLKYGTQLHVDVHLTLPWYLSLETAHDEVDAVGRLVNRSMGEDVEFFIHADPCIPSSCAICNVQNCEQRKEAFQREVEWSLTAVLPDSKHSLSTQQ, from the coding sequence ATGCCTGAAACCGGAAAATCGCGCATCCGCATTATGCGGTTTACATTAATTGTAAGTACCGCATTACTTTGCATCAAGTTTGCCGCATGGAAGTTAACTCATTCCAATGCCTTGCTTACCGACGCACTCGAAAGTATTGTAAACGTGGCGGCCGGGGCATTTGCGCTGTTCAGTATCTGGTACGCAGTGCAGCCGCGCGATGAAGATCATCCTTACGGGCATGGTAAAATTGAATTTCTTGCAGCGGGTTTCGAAGGCGCACTTATTTTACTTGCGGGCGGCTCCATTATGGTGCGTGCAGTGCAGGGTTTCATTCACCCGCTGGAATTGCATGACGCCGATATCGGTGCCTGGATGGCTGCGGCTGCAGGTGTTTGCAATTACTTCTTGGGCGCCTATCTCGTGAGGCGTGGAAAACGCGAAAATTCAGCGTTGATGCAGGCCAGCGGAAAACACCTGATTACAGATACCGTTTCGTCTGTTGGACTTGTGCTTGGACTTATTGCCATAAACTTCACCGGCAAGGTGTGGATTGATAATTTGATGGCACTGCTTTTTGGCGGCTATATTATCTGGTCGGGCTTTGAGCTGGTTCGTGATGCATTGCGCGGCCTGCTTGATAAGGCTGATACCGATAAGCTGAAGCAGGTGGTGAAAATTTTGCAGGATAACCGCAAGCCGCAATGGATTGATGTACATAATCTGCGCGTACTGAAATACGGTACGCAGCTGCATGTAGATGTACACCTCACACTGCCGTGGTATTTATCGCTGGAAACTGCGCATGACGAAGTGGATGCAGTGGGGCGTCTCGTAAACAGGAGTATGGGTGAGGATGTGGAATTTTTTATTCATGCCGATCCGTGTATTCCCAGCTCGTGCGCCATTTGTAATGTGCAGAATTGTGAGCAGCGAAAAGAGGCATTTCAGCGTGAAGTGGAATGGTCGCTCACTGCCGTATTGCCCGACAGCAAGCACAGCCTTAGCACACAACAGTAA
- a CDS encoding helix-turn-helix transcriptional regulator — MTTPQTESGCPAEAMLKLISGKWKPQMLRMAMDGPLRFSALLRELSGSNRQSLSVALNDLEHAGLLHRHVLQEKPLHVEYTLTERGRATLPLLQQLADLAGND; from the coding sequence ATGACTACCCCGCAAACAGAATCGGGATGCCCGGCCGAAGCCATGCTCAAACTCATTTCGGGTAAATGGAAACCGCAAATGCTGCGTATGGCGATGGATGGCCCGCTACGTTTCAGTGCGCTGCTCAGGGAATTATCCGGCTCAAACAGGCAGAGTCTTTCGGTGGCGCTCAATGATCTGGAGCATGCCGGACTGCTGCACCGGCATGTATTGCAGGAGAAACCGCTGCATGTGGAATACACCTTAACCGAACGCGGCCGCGCTACCCTGCCCCTGCTTCAGCAACTGGCTGATCTGGCCGGCAACGACTGA
- a CDS encoding DsbA family protein, producing MNHNQSNPLLCNPDSGVCEIPSAASSSENASAAKEKAVKLIYFTDPICSSCWGIEPQLRKLKLEYGDLIEIEYHMGGLLPSWNGFNGGGITKPADVAVHWDEVSAYYQMPIDGDVWLEDPLNSSYPPSVAFCAAQMQDSVKAELFLRRIREMVFTEKKNITRWEHLQAAAFSCGLDTAQLKTDFSSGAETAFQQDLAYARKLGVRGFPTLFAVNAAGAQEVIYGYRPYAQFEETIRKLHPQAVKKTYTQTAAHLFDSYGTLTAKEYAVLASLTPDEAEKQLNELTQKGVLSKHTCKNGSIWKKK from the coding sequence ATGAATCACAATCAATCCAATCCGCTGCTCTGCAATCCCGACAGCGGCGTGTGCGAAATTCCGTCTGCCGCCTCATCCTCAGAAAATGCAAGTGCGGCAAAAGAAAAAGCGGTGAAACTCATTTACTTCACCGATCCAATTTGTTCATCGTGCTGGGGAATTGAACCGCAGCTGCGCAAACTCAAACTTGAGTACGGCGATTTGATCGAAATTGAATACCACATGGGTGGTTTGTTGCCCTCGTGGAACGGGTTTAACGGCGGCGGAATTACCAAACCGGCTGATGTGGCAGTGCATTGGGACGAAGTAAGCGCATATTATCAGATGCCCATTGATGGAGATGTATGGCTCGAAGATCCGCTGAATTCGTCTTATCCGCCGTCGGTTGCTTTTTGTGCGGCACAAATGCAGGATAGTGTGAAAGCGGAGCTGTTCCTGCGCCGGATTCGCGAAATGGTGTTTACCGAAAAGAAAAACATTACCCGCTGGGAGCATCTTCAGGCGGCAGCGTTCTCGTGCGGACTCGATACTGCGCAGCTTAAAACTGATTTTTCCTCCGGTGCCGAAACAGCTTTTCAGCAGGATCTTGCTTATGCGCGTAAGCTGGGTGTGCGTGGCTTTCCCACTTTATTTGCCGTGAATGCAGCAGGGGCGCAGGAAGTAATTTACGGCTACCGGCCTTACGCACAATTCGAAGAAACGATCCGTAAACTTCATCCGCAGGCCGTAAAGAAAACCTATACACAAACCGCTGCACATTTATTTGATAGTTATGGTACGCTAACCGCGAAGGAATATGCGGTGCTCGCTTCACTTACACCTGATGAGGCCGAAAAACAATTGAACGAACTCACCCAAAAAGGTGTGCTCAGTAAGCATACCTGCAAAAACGGCAGTATCTGGAAGAAGAAGTAG
- a CDS encoding TIGR00730 family Rossman fold protein: protein MQTETREPAAHTPATSNSNSERIFLEGPQSRWREFIFVLKVVREFVRGFRKLHFVGPCVTVFGSARFKEGHPYYELGRKAGAGLAKIGFTVMTGGGPGIMEAANRGAREAGGRSVGCNIVLPHEQNPNPYLDVWVNIRYFFVRKVLLSKYSYGFVVLPGGFGTLDELFEAVTLMQTGKVKKFPVVLIGNEYHQHIRKHIELMVNEGTISAIDPELLLFTDSVEEAVKWVEDNTRGRYGLRKVIKPVRILGED from the coding sequence ATGCAAACAGAAACCCGCGAACCGGCTGCACACACACCGGCAACTTCGAATAGCAATTCCGAACGGATATTTTTAGAAGGACCACAGTCGCGCTGGCGCGAATTTATTTTTGTACTCAAAGTCGTGCGCGAATTTGTACGCGGCTTTCGTAAACTGCATTTCGTAGGGCCATGTGTTACGGTTTTTGGCTCGGCACGCTTTAAAGAAGGGCATCCGTACTACGAACTGGGTCGAAAAGCAGGAGCCGGACTTGCCAAAATTGGTTTTACGGTAATGACCGGCGGCGGCCCCGGAATAATGGAAGCTGCCAACCGGGGTGCGCGTGAAGCAGGAGGCCGTTCAGTAGGCTGCAATATTGTATTGCCGCACGAACAAAACCCAAATCCGTATCTGGATGTATGGGTAAATATCCGCTACTTTTTTGTGCGAAAAGTACTTTTATCGAAATATTCGTACGGTTTTGTAGTGCTTCCCGGAGGGTTCGGTACACTCGACGAATTGTTTGAGGCTGTAACACTCATGCAAACCGGTAAGGTGAAAAAATTTCCCGTAGTACTGATCGGTAATGAGTATCATCAGCACATCAGAAAACATATCGAACTGATGGTAAACGAAGGCACAATTTCCGCGATCGATCCGGAGCTGCTGCTTTTCACCGACTCGGTAGAAGAAGCCGTAAAATGGGTGGAAGACAATACGCGCGGACGATATGGTCTTCGCAAAGTGATTAAGCCTGTACGGATTCTGGGCGAAGATTGA
- a CDS encoding OmpA family protein: MKTIYCTLTAALLIGLAARLDAQTLGDRVMQNTKRTLENRVEQKVDKTVNKGVDKVEDKVDGAAKGGNKKEKKEKDTTGGNNSGTPETNGNNGNSGNNGGSSASGKSTTPSLKTYGKYDFVPGEKVVVQEDFMQDAVGDFPAKWNTNGSGELVTIEGSTGHWLKVNKNGNYLPEFITELPENFTFEFDLVCNENFNFYSSGFNINFVKMAKPGSDFTKWGRFGDGEEGVRLYMHPTGAGNREGTTNVRVIHEGKELIKNELGTAQFAAHLGNNRVHVSVWRQKNRLRVYFNEEKVWDLPRAFQEGVKYNGIVFHNSDMNNSEDYFLFSNLRLAVGAPDTRSKLITEGKLVTRGIQFESGSDKVKAESYGTLKEIATVLKENPTVRVKIIGHTDSDGDDATNLDLSKRRAEAVKKALTTEFGIDAGRLETDGKGESQPADVNTTPAGKANNRRVEFIKL, from the coding sequence ATGAAAACCATTTACTGTACCCTCACTGCTGCCCTGCTCATTGGCCTGGCAGCCCGGCTCGATGCCCAGACCCTCGGCGATCGGGTAATGCAAAACACCAAACGCACACTCGAAAACCGGGTGGAGCAAAAGGTGGACAAGACCGTTAACAAAGGCGTTGACAAAGTAGAAGACAAGGTTGACGGGGCTGCCAAAGGCGGCAACAAAAAAGAAAAAAAAGAAAAAGACACCACCGGCGGCAACAATTCCGGCACACCGGAAACCAATGGTAACAACGGAAACAGTGGTAACAACGGAGGTTCATCCGCTTCCGGCAAATCAACCACACCTTCACTCAAAACCTATGGTAAATACGATTTCGTGCCGGGTGAAAAAGTAGTGGTTCAGGAAGATTTTATGCAGGATGCCGTGGGCGATTTCCCGGCCAAGTGGAACACCAACGGAAGTGGTGAACTTGTGACCATTGAAGGCAGCACGGGGCACTGGCTCAAAGTGAATAAAAATGGCAATTACCTGCCCGAGTTTATTACCGAACTACCCGAAAATTTTACGTTCGAGTTTGACCTGGTGTGCAACGAAAATTTCAATTTCTACTCTTCCGGCTTCAACATCAATTTTGTGAAGATGGCCAAACCCGGTTCTGACTTTACAAAATGGGGACGTTTCGGCGATGGTGAAGAAGGCGTTCGCTTGTATATGCATCCCACGGGTGCAGGAAACCGCGAAGGCACCACCAATGTGCGTGTAATTCACGAAGGAAAAGAACTGATTAAAAATGAACTCGGTACTGCCCAGTTTGCTGCGCATTTGGGAAATAACCGCGTTCATGTATCTGTGTGGCGTCAGAAAAACCGGCTTCGTGTATATTTCAACGAAGAAAAAGTATGGGATTTGCCCCGCGCATTTCAGGAAGGTGTGAAATACAATGGCATTGTATTTCATAATAGTGACATGAACAATTCAGAAGATTACTTTCTTTTCTCAAATCTCCGCCTTGCCGTGGGCGCCCCCGACACACGCAGCAAACTTATCACCGAGGGTAAATTAGTGACGCGCGGCATTCAGTTTGAGTCAGGTTCCGATAAAGTGAAAGCCGAATCATATGGCACACTCAAGGAAATTGCCACCGTACTCAAGGAAAACCCTACTGTGCGCGTAAAAATTATAGGCCACACCGACAGTGATGGCGATGATGCCACAAACCTTGATCTTTCTAAACGCCGGGCGGAAGCCGTGAAAAAAGCCTTAACAACTGAGTTCGGAATTGATGCCGGCAGGCTGGAAACGGATGGTAAAGGAGAATCGCAGCCGGCCGATGTAAACACCACACCTGCGGGTAAAGCCAACAACAGACGGGTGGAATTCATTAAACTTTAA
- a CDS encoding tetratricopeptide repeat protein codes for MNIRYVFAVLLCATLFTQLIAQPAKPKPGAATTAKNTYTGLSAAGDEKRDKGDFSGALVAYGTEIARIDAEVKTLVKLRMDYVKMSEYEKALQDQSQISAPKTDWAKLYYGRAMSNLGLGNKAEVKGDLDVAIALDPGMADAYYQRGILNTSADNRDNACMDISRAASMGHAKAKSAFDDNFCWNQANIHMKNGESSLRMRKYEEALKEFDIAVALCPDSGRFLTRRGQAHMGLGHKTQALEDFNKAALISPKSPDAFMQLGMYYFGLDNHDKAFDYFTSAITNDPRNYDAYMYRAQCCERRNQLTSAIYDYGMAISIRPDDPEGYYRRGLIEREMKDMINACKDFSRAAGLGHADAAEYIKECR; via the coding sequence ATGAACATTCGTTACGTATTTGCAGTGCTTTTGTGTGCAACCCTCTTCACACAACTCATTGCACAACCGGCTAAACCCAAACCCGGCGCCGCCACTACCGCAAAAAATACTTATACCGGACTTTCAGCTGCAGGCGATGAAAAACGCGACAAAGGCGATTTTTCCGGTGCGCTTGTGGCTTACGGTACCGAAATTGCACGGATTGATGCCGAGGTAAAAACACTGGTGAAACTTCGCATGGATTATGTGAAGATGAGTGAATACGAAAAAGCACTGCAGGATCAGTCGCAGATTTCGGCACCCAAAACCGACTGGGCCAAGTTGTATTATGGCCGCGCCATGTCTAATCTGGGCCTGGGCAACAAAGCCGAAGTAAAAGGCGATCTTGATGTAGCCATTGCGCTTGATCCGGGTATGGCTGATGCATACTACCAGCGCGGCATACTTAACACCTCGGCCGACAACCGCGACAATGCCTGCATGGACATCAGCCGCGCGGCTTCAATGGGGCACGCGAAAGCCAAGTCGGCATTCGACGATAATTTCTGCTGGAATCAGGCCAACATACACATGAAAAACGGCGAATCGAGCCTGCGCATGCGTAAGTATGAAGAGGCGCTGAAAGAGTTTGACATTGCCGTGGCGCTTTGCCCTGATTCGGGCCGCTTTCTTACCCGACGCGGACAGGCGCACATGGGATTAGGTCACAAAACGCAGGCGCTGGAAGACTTCAACAAAGCCGCACTCATTTCGCCTAAATCGCCTGATGCATTTATGCAGCTTGGTATGTACTATTTCGGACTCGATAACCACGACAAGGCATTCGACTATTTCACAAGCGCCATTACCAACGATCCGCGTAACTACGATGCCTATATGTACCGTGCACAATGCTGCGAGCGTCGCAATCAGCTTACCTCGGCCATATACGACTACGGTATGGCTATATCAATCCGCCCCGATGATCCCGAAGGTTACTACCGTCGCGGTTTGATTGAGCGCGAGATGAAAGACATGATAAACGCCTGCAAAGACTTCAGCCGTGCCGCCGGTTTAGGCCATGCCGATGCCGCCGAGTACATCAAGGAATGCCGGTAA
- a CDS encoding SBBP repeat-containing protein, translating to MLSDKNEPVPDVFFKSHVPGMDVYLTTKGITYVLVHNEHDHGQGEEDAIEFARIDMNLAGATISRSQIRFEQPLPGFYNYYLHHCPKGITNVQRYQQVIVKDIYPGIDWVWRASDAQGLKYDFVVHPGASPEVIRMVYQWADVSLNATGHTLTLKTPLGEISEGAVESFCDNAPVSSRFVLNGKEARFETGAWDRSKDLIIDPPLALLWGTYIGGDSWEKNTDIDHVIDAAGNNFIACNTLSSTFPTVNPGGGAYFQGITAGPNVNIQGKGGDVGIMKFDNNGVMIWSTYYGGSADDNGNGIRCDASGNIYVTGNTESSNFPLQVLPGAFNQTAQGASDAFLLKFDNNGVRLWATHVGGGWDDVAYGIEVDNNNNVLLTGQTGSSNFPLVNAGGGSFYQSVLGGTNDLFVLRFDAAGVQTWGTFAGSSSDDWGNFIITDGSGKIYVTGTAAGPGFPTFDPGGGAYYEPNFQGGNFTQFWFRGDLGDAVIMRFSNTGVLEWSTYYGGTANDAGRGMVVDRSGNIYVTGDTRSGASFSLQNGGAGSYNQGPGGLGDAFYLKFNAQCQREWATLFGGSQEEASGAIIIDSCGNIYSTGHTFSTDMPTVNPGNGAFFAGGNLSNDDVYFVGFNTQLALTWATYNGTTGFDEKGTSIEVDPNGRIFAVGYWCFYSNSNGVQNPGGGAYVKNNIDADDFFIMKLDAAASGVTTAGVSGTNNQCFNDCIGTATATASGSCQPPFTYLWIPTGDTSATVNGLCAGTYSVIVTDAAGVSDTAVITITQPPPFNGSISNNITIEPGDSTALSATGGGTYLWSTGDSTSSIIVSPLQTTNYWVVVYDANGCPDTLTVTVSVEENCLNSVENIVIPNVFTPNADGINDLFEVAYDNDCIVGLRIEVWDRWGWKVHEGAQTINWWDGRYRNDNNKYVTEGVYYYIVSGTSLTGEPFKKAGFVHVANPPR from the coding sequence ATGTTAAGCGATAAAAATGAACCTGTGCCCGATGTATTTTTCAAATCGCATGTACCGGGCATGGATGTGTATCTCACCACCAAAGGCATTACTTACGTTCTTGTACATAATGAGCACGACCACGGGCAAGGTGAAGAAGATGCCATTGAATTTGCCCGCATTGATATGAATCTTGCAGGAGCCACTATTTCGCGGAGCCAGATACGTTTTGAGCAACCACTGCCCGGATTTTACAATTACTACCTGCATCACTGTCCCAAGGGAATTACCAATGTGCAACGCTATCAGCAGGTAATTGTAAAGGATATTTATCCGGGCATCGACTGGGTTTGGCGGGCTTCTGATGCACAGGGGCTGAAATATGATTTTGTGGTGCATCCCGGCGCATCGCCCGAAGTAATCCGTATGGTATATCAGTGGGCTGATGTAAGCCTCAATGCCACGGGCCATACACTTACCCTTAAAACACCACTTGGCGAGATCAGCGAAGGCGCGGTGGAAAGTTTTTGTGACAATGCCCCGGTAAGCAGCCGCTTTGTGCTTAATGGAAAAGAAGCACGTTTTGAAACCGGCGCCTGGGACCGCAGCAAAGATCTGATTATTGATCCTCCGCTGGCATTGCTTTGGGGCACCTACATTGGCGGCGACTCATGGGAAAAAAACACAGACATTGACCATGTGATTGATGCGGCCGGTAACAACTTTATTGCCTGTAATACACTTTCATCTACTTTTCCCACGGTAAATCCCGGCGGCGGCGCCTATTTTCAGGGCATCACAGCCGGCCCAAATGTTAACATCCAGGGCAAAGGCGGCGATGTGGGCATTATGAAATTCGATAATAATGGCGTGATGATCTGGTCCACCTATTACGGCGGGTCGGCTGATGATAATGGCAATGGCATACGCTGCGATGCAAGCGGGAATATTTATGTAACGGGAAATACAGAATCGAGTAATTTCCCGCTGCAGGTATTGCCTGGCGCTTTCAACCAGACTGCGCAGGGTGCATCAGACGCATTTCTGCTCAAGTTCGACAACAATGGCGTGCGCCTCTGGGCCACTCACGTTGGCGGCGGCTGGGACGATGTAGCTTATGGCATTGAAGTGGATAACAACAACAATGTGCTGCTTACCGGCCAGACCGGCTCGTCTAACTTTCCGCTCGTTAACGCCGGCGGCGGATCATTTTATCAGTCGGTACTGGGTGGCACCAACGATTTGTTTGTGCTGCGTTTTGATGCAGCCGGTGTGCAAACCTGGGGCACTTTTGCCGGAAGCAGTTCCGACGACTGGGGTAATTTTATTATCACCGACGGCAGTGGTAAAATTTATGTAACCGGTACAGCCGCCGGTCCGGGCTTTCCTACATTTGATCCGGGCGGCGGTGCGTATTACGAGCCCAATTTTCAGGGTGGAAATTTTACCCAGTTCTGGTTTCGCGGTGATCTAGGTGATGCAGTAATCATGCGCTTTTCCAACACCGGTGTGCTGGAATGGTCAACCTACTATGGCGGCACAGCCAACGACGCCGGACGCGGCATGGTGGTTGACCGCAGCGGAAACATTTATGTAACCGGTGATACCCGTTCGGGCGCTTCATTCTCACTGCAAAACGGCGGCGCGGGTTCGTATAATCAGGGCCCGGGCGGATTGGGTGATGCATTCTATTTGAAATTCAATGCCCAATGTCAGCGCGAATGGGCCACCTTGTTTGGCGGTTCACAGGAAGAGGCAAGCGGCGCAATAATTATCGACTCGTGCGGAAATATTTATAGCACGGGGCACACTTTTTCTACCGATATGCCCACGGTAAACCCGGGCAACGGAGCCTTTTTTGCGGGTGGTAATCTTTCAAATGATGATGTGTATTTTGTGGGATTCAACACACAGCTGGCACTTACCTGGGCTACCTACAACGGCACAACAGGTTTTGATGAAAAAGGTACTTCAATTGAAGTAGATCCGAACGGCCGCATTTTTGCCGTAGGCTACTGGTGTTTTTACAGCAACAGCAACGGTGTGCAGAATCCCGGCGGCGGGGCGTATGTGAAAAATAACATTGATGCCGACGACTTTTTCATTATGAAATTAGATGCTGCGGCATCGGGTGTTACCACCGCAGGTGTAAGCGGCACCAATAACCAGTGTTTTAACGATTGCATCGGGACAGCTACGGCCACCGCATCAGGTTCATGTCAGCCACCGTTTACCTACCTCTGGATTCCAACCGGTGATACCTCCGCTACAGTTAACGGACTTTGTGCGGGCACGTATTCGGTAATTGTGACCGATGCAGCCGGAGTAAGTGATACCGCAGTAATCACCATTACCCAGCCCCCACCGTTTAACGGCTCCATCAGCAACAACATTACCATTGAACCCGGCGATAGCACCGCACTGAGTGCAACCGGTGGCGGCACCTATCTCTGGAGCACCGGCGACAGTACTTCGTCGATAATCGTTTCACCACTACAAACTACTAACTACTGGGTAGTGGTGTATGATGCCAACGGATGTCCGGATACGCTTACCGTTACAGTAAGCGTGGAAGAGAATTGCCTGAATTCCGTGGAGAATATTGTAATCCCCAATGTATTTACCCCCAATGCCGATGGGATAAACGATTTGTTTGAAGTGGCGTATGATAATGACTGTATAGTAGGCCTGCGTATTGAGGTGTGGGATCGCTGGGGCTGGAAGGTACACGAGGGCGCACAAACCATAAACTGGTGGGACGGACGCTACCGTAACGATAATAATAAATATGTAACCGAAGGAGTGTATTATTATATCGTGAGTGGCACTTCACTCACAGGCGAACCGTTTAAGAAAGCCGGTTTTGTGCATGTAGCCAATCCGCCACGCTAA